A window of the Pedobacter frigiditerrae genome harbors these coding sequences:
- a CDS encoding WcaI family glycosyltransferase, which translates to MSKKILVIGINFFPELTGIGKYTGEMVHWLAEKGYETTMVTSFPYYPYWTVQQPYTGSFYKKEVLKGGKLKVYRCPMYIPKKPTGIRRLLHEASFLISSFFVVFLLLFKKKNELILAVAPPFHLGFLALFYRFFKGGKIVYHIQDLQVDAARELKMLPNGLFSVLFWLERLILKKVNMVSTISEGMIKRVKAKVYREVVFFPNWVNTDSFYPLMNREELKLEWGYKIEEQIILYSGSIGEKQGLDVIVRIADGLRHLPHLKFIICGTGPYKERLIAMAVTANLSNVFFSPLQQSEVFNRFLNMADLHLVLQKGDASDLVMPSKLTTILAVGGLALVTAHESTTLFDVITQNKMGIVIQPENDVSLKQAIEQFSLATYTEQRLRAREYASKYLNKYNILNAFLANF; encoded by the coding sequence ATGTCTAAAAAAATACTGGTAATTGGTATCAATTTTTTTCCCGAATTAACTGGCATTGGAAAATATACGGGCGAGATGGTTCACTGGTTAGCGGAGAAGGGATATGAGACCACCATGGTAACTAGTTTTCCCTACTATCCCTATTGGACGGTGCAGCAACCTTATACAGGTAGTTTTTATAAAAAAGAAGTTTTAAAGGGCGGTAAGTTAAAGGTTTATCGTTGTCCCATGTACATACCAAAAAAGCCAACTGGGATAAGGCGGTTATTGCATGAAGCAAGCTTTTTAATCAGTTCGTTTTTTGTTGTCTTTCTATTGCTATTTAAAAAGAAAAATGAATTGATCCTCGCAGTTGCACCACCATTTCATTTAGGATTTTTAGCTTTGTTTTATCGCTTTTTTAAGGGTGGTAAAATTGTGTATCATATCCAAGATTTGCAAGTCGATGCGGCTAGAGAATTAAAGATGCTACCAAATGGTCTATTTTCTGTTTTATTTTGGCTCGAGCGATTAATTCTTAAAAAGGTGAATATGGTGAGCACCATTTCTGAAGGGATGATTAAGCGGGTAAAGGCAAAAGTATACAGGGAGGTAGTTTTTTTTCCGAACTGGGTGAATACTGATAGTTTTTACCCTCTTATGAATCGGGAGGAACTGAAATTAGAATGGGGTTATAAAATTGAAGAGCAAATTATCTTGTATTCTGGCAGTATTGGGGAGAAACAAGGTCTAGACGTCATTGTTCGTATAGCAGATGGGCTAAGACACCTCCCACATCTTAAATTTATAATTTGCGGGACAGGGCCTTATAAGGAAAGATTAATCGCTATGGCTGTGACGGCAAACCTTAGTAATGTTTTTTTTTCTCCCTTACAGCAAAGTGAGGTTTTCAATCGTTTTTTAAACATGGCAGACCTCCATTTAGTTTTACAAAAAGGAGATGCAAGTGATTTGGTTATGCCTTCTAAACTGACTACCATTTTAGCTGTGGGAGGCTTAGCTTTAGTAACAGCGCATGAAAGTACAACCTTATTTGATGTAATAACTCAAAATAAGATGGGAATTGTAATTCAGCCTGAAAATGATGTTTCACTTAAACAAGCAATTGAACAGTTTTCCTTAGCAACTTATACCGAGCAACGTTTAAGGGCCAGGGAATATGCTTCAAAATATCTTAATAAATACAATATTTTGAATGCATTTTTAGCCAATTTTTAG
- a CDS encoding glycosyltransferase family 2 protein, with protein sequence MISVIILTKNEEKDLPSCLASITWCDDIHILDSGSEDRTIEIAKSFKTSISVNSFKSFGDQRNFALDHLDIRYEWILFLDADEVVTAKFHAAMIRNIQASNSEVAGFYCCWKMMLDGKWLKHCDNFPKWQFRLLKKGRAHFTDFGHGQKEGEVNGVIKYIKEPYLHFGFSKGWSQWIERHNKYSSQEAIARLESRPPFASVFSKNTSVRNPALKSWLSHLPGWPLLRFTQAYILSFGFMEGKPGFIYCVNMAYYEFLIQIKMREIKLKNKS encoded by the coding sequence ATGATCTCTGTAATAATTCTAACTAAAAATGAAGAAAAAGATTTGCCTAGCTGTTTAGCTTCCATAACTTGGTGTGATGATATACATATCTTAGATTCTGGAAGTGAAGATAGGACGATTGAAATAGCGAAAAGCTTTAAAACTTCGATTAGCGTAAACTCATTTAAAAGCTTTGGTGACCAAAGAAATTTTGCATTAGATCATTTAGATATTAGATACGAATGGATTTTGTTCCTAGATGCAGATGAGGTAGTTACGGCCAAGTTTCATGCTGCCATGATACGAAACATCCAAGCCTCTAATTCGGAAGTTGCTGGCTTTTATTGTTGTTGGAAGATGATGTTAGATGGAAAATGGTTAAAGCACTGTGATAATTTTCCTAAATGGCAATTTCGCCTTTTGAAAAAGGGAAGGGCCCACTTTACTGACTTTGGCCACGGACAGAAGGAAGGTGAAGTGAACGGTGTGATAAAATATATCAAAGAGCCTTATTTGCATTTCGGCTTTTCTAAAGGATGGAGTCAATGGATCGAAAGACATAACAAATACTCAAGTCAGGAAGCAATTGCGAGACTAGAAAGCAGGCCGCCTTTTGCAAGCGTATTTAGTAAAAATACCAGCGTTAGAAATCCAGCATTAAAATCATGGTTAAGTCACTTACCAGGTTGGCCATTATTAAGGTTTACGCAAGCTTACATCTTAAGTTTTGGCTTTATGGAAGGTAAGCCAGGATTTATCTATTGTGTAAATATGGCTTACTATGAGTTTTTGATACAAATAAAAATGCGGGAAATAAAACTGAAGAATAAATCATAG